A single window of Candidatus Rhabdochlamydia oedothoracis DNA harbors:
- the rpmF gene encoding 50S ribosomal protein L32, which yields MAVPRNRTSNARKNSRRAHHAKKPKNVNSCTNCAQSCLSHRICSHCGFYAGRWVFSERKG from the coding sequence ATGGCCGTCCCTCGTAACCGTACCTCTAATGCTCGAAAGAATTCCCGCCGCGCTCACCATGCCAAAAAACCAAAAAATGTAAATAGCTGCACGAATTGCGCTCAAAGCTGCTTGTCTCATCGTATTTGCTCTCATTGTGGATTTTATGCAGGACGTTGGGTATTCAGTGAGAGGAAAGGTTAA